GTAGGAGACCCCGAACCGGTCCTGAATCCAGCCGTAGCGTTCATTGAAGGGGTAGCTGTCCAGGGGCATGAGAATCCTACCCCCGGGAGTCAGGGCCTGCCAGATTCGGTCCACCTCCCGGGCATCCTGGCAGCGGACAAAGAAGGAGATGGATGGATTCGGGGTGAAGGATGCCCCGCCGTTCAGAGCAGTGAAGCTGAATCCGTCGATCTGATACTCCACCGTCATAACCGATCCCGGCTCCTGTCCGTGAAATTCCCGTCCAACCTCAGTATAGTAGGTCTTTGCGGTAATCCGTGAATTCGGGAATATTCCCGTATAAAACTCGGCAGCCTCCTCGGCAGCCTGGTTATCCAACCAAATGCATGCCCCTAGTTTCGACATAGCGGCCTCCTTTTACCCACCTATCTTAGAATTGTAGGAGATAATTTCCTTGATTTTTGCCGTCTTGCTATGGCCGGAGAAGATGTATACATCGCAGAAGCTAACCCTCGAACCGTCCTGAAAGAGCATGACCCCGTCCAGGGCGGCCTGGGCGCCGTGGGTAATGATGTGATGGATGTGCAGCTCCCGGGCCTGCTGGTCTGCCATAGCGGTTAACACCTCCCGAACCCGGGGTTTTCCCTGAATCTCCCGGTCCCCCACCATCCGCCAGAGGATATCCTCGGATAATCGGGAGAGTATTTCTTCCACATCTCCCCGGGCAAAGCTGATGTTCAGATCCCGCAGCAGGGCTTTTCGCGGGGCATTGTTACAGTCGTCCTTACAGTCAATGGAAACCACGGCGGTACCTTCCTCTCGGGAGCCGCGGGGACGGGTAACGCCTCCATTCCGGTGTTACCGTTATACAGGATCCCCGCATAAGGCATAGTATTTTGGTAATAAATATAGTGCAGAGAAAAGCCGATTGCAAAAACTTGTTTGCCATCGGCTTTGGAAGTCTGCCGGCCCTTGCTGCCGGGTATAAATGATTATCCTTTGTGCGCTACCAGATGATGCCCCCTAGTTCCGGGCGTAGGCAGCATCGTTCCAGCGAAGCTCGTTCTTAAAATCCCGCAGCCGAGTTTCACCGTCGATGACCAGGGTCTCGATGCCTGCCATGGCACCGTACATTTCCAGGACACTCTGGGGCACGGCTTGGGTGTAGACCGTGTGGTGGGCGCCTCCGGCAAGGATCCAGGCGGCAGCTGCGGTTTTAAGGTCCGGCAGGGGTTTCCAGAGGACCCGGGCCACAGGCAGCTTCGGCATGGCTTCGGGGAGATTTACCGCTTCCACTGCATTGAGTATCAGCCGGAGCCGCCCCCCCAGAGTTATGAGGGATGCGTTGACCGCCGGCCCCGGGGCACCGTCA
The DNA window shown above is from Spirochaeta lutea and carries:
- a CDS encoding nuclear transport factor 2 family protein, coding for MVSIDCKDDCNNAPRKALLRDLNISFARGDVEEILSRLSEDILWRMVGDREIQGKPRVREVLTAMADQQARELHIHHIITHGAQAALDGVMLFQDGSRVSFCDVYIFSGHSKTAKIKEIISYNSKIGG